In the genome of Methanomassiliicoccales archaeon, the window GTGGGAACACAGCCGTCTCTGAAGAACTGGTCGCATTCGGGTCTTCTTCATCCTCATGAAACTCAGTGACAGCAAGCGCCCTCCCCAGCACGCCCATCAGCCCGGGTCGGCCCTCGCACTCCTGGGAGCATCCTTCGCCAAGAAGGCCAGTACCACGCACGTCAAGCACAATGCGATGCCCACCGTGAATGCCGATTGGAACCCAGACATAAGGTCGGACGTCGAGCTGACGTTCAGACTCGGGACCGACAGCTGGAAGACGGATTCCATGATGGTCAGCCCCACGATGTATCCAAGGTTCCTCATAGTGTTGATGAGGCCAGTGGACACGCCCTCGTCCTCCTTGGGAGTATGGCGCAGGATCAGATTGCTGGCTGGGGACAGGTAGGTACCGAAGCCCATGCCCATGATGAACAGGAACAGGAGCACCAGCGGGATCGCGGTAGATGCGTCGATGGAGGACAGCAGCACGAACGCCAGGACGGAGATGAGGCCGCCGTAGATGCACAGCCGGCGAGCGCTCAGCCGGTCGGACATCTTCCCGGCCAGCATACCGAATATCATGACCGCCACGGAGGCGCTCAGCAGCAGGAAGCCGGTGTCGCTGGTGCTCTGCCCCCTCACCAGCTCGAAGTAGAACGGCATCAGCAGGAAAGCCCCGCCGATGGCCCCCATGAGGGCGAACCCGGCCAAGTTCTCATAGATGATGGACTTGTTCTTGACCACGCCCCGGCTGAGCATGGGCGCCTTCCTTCTCCGTTCGTTGGCGAAGAAGCTGATTAGGAAGAGCACGGAAAGGACGAAGAGGACGATGATGGGCATGGACGTCCAACCCAGCTCGGAGCCGTTGTTCAAGGCGAGGAGGAAACAGAACACCGTGGCGAAGAACAGCCCCGCCCCGGGCATGTCGAAGCCTCCACTGTGCTTCTTGTCGGCCGCCGAATCGGCGGGAATGAACTTCAGCCCCATGATGATGGCGATGATGCAGATGGGCACGTTGACGAAGAAGATCCATCTCCAGGAGAGGAACTGGGTGAGCAAGCCGCCGATGACCGGCCCGAGCGCGATACCCAGCGCCATGAAGGTGGAGACCAGGCCCAGACCCTTTCCCTTGCTTTCCAGGGGGAGATAGTGCGAGACCATGGCCAATGTCAGTGCGGCCATAATGGAGCCCCCGACCCCCTGCAGCCCGCGGAAGGCGATCAACATCCCGATATCGGTGGCCAGGCCGCTCAGGATGGAACCGGCGGTGAATAC includes:
- a CDS encoding MFS transporter; amino-acid sequence: MSTKAGKWSRAQVFMLVSIALATFMSSLDASIVSIAVPTITKEFHTTTSVVSWIIIIYGLLLSSLLLMFGKLADTIGFKRIFLIGLLVFTAGSILSGLATDIGMLIAFRGLQGVGGSIMAALTLAMVSHYLPLESKGKGLGLVSTFMALGIALGPVIGGLLTQFLSWRWIFFVNVPICIIAIIMGLKFIPADSAADKKHSGGFDMPGAGLFFATVFCFLLALNNGSELGWTSMPIIVLFVLSVLFLISFFANERRRKAPMLSRGVVKNKSIIYENLAGFALMGAIGGAFLLMPFYFELVRGQSTSDTGFLLLSASVAVMIFGMLAGKMSDRLSARRLCIYGGLISVLAFVLLSSIDASTAIPLVLLFLFIMGMGFGTYLSPASNLILRHTPKEDEGVSTGLINTMRNLGYIVGLTIMESVFQLSVPSLNVSSTSDLMSGFQSAFTVGIALCLTCVVLAFLAKDAPRSARADPG